The following proteins are encoded in a genomic region of Herpetosiphon gulosus:
- a CDS encoding VCBS repeat-containing protein yields the protein MQTTMFFRRAMLASIGTIVVSSWLVVNANSQGLFAQTLPNPIDFHPVVTYSSPSRPCELGRGDFNGDGFVDLATTNQASSEVQIFLNNGAGVFPARTTYSVATPCGIDVGDVDGDNDLDIVVTKQTSNQLGVLLGNGDGTFQIAQSFSTGSRPTDVILRDLNQDTELDAVVTNQDSQGVSILLGNGNGTFANQTIYMVQASPTLEAVGDLTGDGYPDVVVANAGSDSVSVLINNANGTFSPTVNYGVGNVPHSAGIGDIDGDSDNDIIAVNRWEQSMTRLINNGSGSFTPLAPTIFLQGPGDIEITDLDGDGMLDILATNTVNDVDPGTVSIYFGLGNASFSSPQLVTSGVHPTSLIYADLNNDGLVDIATSNFYGNSISVLLRRVPAATSTPTVTPTATSTPTATSTPTATSTPTATPTIQPSVTPVAGSSTTFLPLVTDSRPIFPIVINAVAQPLLPIDQQGQIYYTTTLTINSPLPTTGRFYLSSRPDAIAEVRVDDQMTVWADNAVLYEHTLTTPQVVEISRSELQSWLDQELTITFRDLAGSVYGNSAVWLIWIP from the coding sequence ATGCAGACCACAATGTTTTTTCGGCGTGCCATGCTGGCTAGCATAGGCACAATTGTCGTGAGCAGTTGGTTGGTGGTTAACGCCAATAGTCAAGGCTTGTTTGCTCAAACGCTGCCTAATCCAATTGATTTTCATCCGGTGGTGACCTATAGCTCACCAAGCCGCCCATGCGAATTAGGTCGTGGTGATTTCAATGGCGATGGTTTTGTTGATCTGGCGACCACAAATCAGGCAAGTAGCGAAGTTCAAATATTTTTGAATAATGGAGCTGGCGTTTTTCCAGCTCGCACCACTTATAGCGTCGCTACGCCTTGTGGCATCGATGTTGGCGATGTTGATGGTGATAACGATTTAGATATTGTGGTTACGAAACAAACCTCTAACCAATTGGGGGTATTGCTTGGTAATGGCGATGGCACATTCCAAATTGCTCAATCTTTTAGCACTGGTTCACGCCCAACCGACGTAATTTTGCGTGATCTGAATCAAGATACTGAACTTGATGCGGTTGTGACCAACCAAGATAGTCAAGGGGTTAGTATTTTATTGGGCAATGGTAATGGAACCTTCGCCAATCAAACAATTTATATGGTGCAGGCCTCGCCAACGCTTGAGGCAGTTGGCGATCTGACTGGCGATGGTTATCCTGATGTGGTTGTGGCCAATGCTGGTAGCGATAGTGTCAGCGTGTTGATTAATAATGCGAACGGCACGTTTAGTCCAACAGTTAATTATGGCGTTGGCAATGTTCCACATAGCGCAGGCATTGGCGATATCGATGGTGATAGCGATAACGATATTATCGCGGTTAACCGTTGGGAACAAAGCATGACCCGCTTGATCAATAATGGGAGTGGTAGCTTTACGCCGCTTGCTCCAACGATTTTCTTGCAAGGCCCAGGCGATATTGAAATAACTGACCTCGATGGTGACGGCATGCTGGATATCTTGGCAACTAATACGGTTAATGATGTTGATCCTGGCACGGTCAGTATTTATTTTGGCTTAGGCAATGCCAGTTTTAGCAGTCCGCAACTAGTTACCTCAGGTGTACACCCAACGTCGTTGATCTATGCCGATTTGAATAACGATGGTTTGGTCGATATTGCGACCTCAAATTTTTATGGTAATAGCATAAGCGTTTTATTACGGCGGGTTCCTGCTGCAACCAGTACGCCAACCGTAACCCCAACGGCAACTAGTACCCCAACGGCAACCAGTACCCCAACGGCAACTAGTACCCCAACCGCCACGCCGACGATCCAACCAAGCGTAACGCCAGTAGCAGGTAGCTCAACCACCTTCTTGCCACTGGTAACCGATAGCCGCCCAATTTTCCCAATAGTGATTAATGCCGTGGCTCAGCCGCTTCTGCCAATTGACCAACAAGGCCAAATTTATTACACGACGACATTAACAATCAATAGCCCATTGCCAACAACGGGGCGTTTCTATCTTTCATCGCGTCCTGATGCGATTGCCGAAGTTCGGGTTGATGATCAAATGACGGTTTGGGCTGATAATGCAGTGTTGTATGAACACACCTTAACCACGCCCCAAGTTGTCGAAATTTCGCGCAGCGAATTACAATCATGGCTTGATCAAGAACTTACGATCACCTTCCGCGATCTAGCTGGGTCGGTTTATGGCAATAGCGCAGTCTGGTTGATTTGGATTCCTTAG
- a CDS encoding Crp/Fnr family transcriptional regulator encodes MLKLLLISSDLPDQALLGQLLDAGYRLSLVRLGQVAKQAIVVDQSLLLGSFANDHELAQLTENLSGQELIWWGWNQSSYPHLTLKAYEAGARHVISNDTSPSQIIQQLNALQTSQLNQHNTRGREQHYPRGAMVHLQADQALLIETGILSLQVNHPDGAQVLLGLFGPNQLVCGHPHDGCAIYLQAHTPISAQLLPWQRVLSEPLLIERLRMRLQLMEAWASCQAHPYLDQRVLGILNLLAEQFGKQHNHGLLIDVRITHEQLASAVGSTRATISRIIRDLRTRSILDSHFSGSNERFWLPIVPQYHHTHPFT; translated from the coding sequence ATGTTGAAACTGCTTTTAATCAGCAGCGATCTGCCGGATCAAGCCCTGCTTGGACAATTGCTGGATGCTGGATATAGATTGAGTTTGGTACGGCTTGGCCAAGTGGCAAAACAAGCAATTGTCGTTGATCAAAGTCTCCTGCTCGGCAGTTTTGCCAACGACCATGAACTAGCCCAACTCACCGAAAACTTGAGCGGTCAAGAGCTAATATGGTGGGGATGGAACCAAAGTAGCTATCCACATTTAACCTTGAAGGCCTATGAAGCTGGTGCTCGCCATGTGATTAGCAATGATACAAGCCCAAGCCAAATTATTCAACAGTTAAATGCCCTGCAAACCAGCCAGCTTAATCAGCATAACACTCGAGGCCGTGAACAACACTATCCGCGTGGTGCAATGGTGCATTTACAAGCCGATCAAGCCTTATTGATTGAAACAGGGATTTTAAGCTTGCAGGTCAATCATCCCGATGGAGCGCAAGTGCTCCTAGGTTTGTTTGGCCCCAATCAATTAGTCTGTGGCCATCCTCATGATGGCTGCGCGATCTATCTACAAGCACATACCCCGATTAGCGCCCAACTCTTGCCGTGGCAACGGGTATTGAGTGAACCTTTGTTGATCGAACGATTACGCATGCGGCTACAACTAATGGAAGCGTGGGCTTCGTGCCAAGCCCATCCCTACCTCGACCAACGAGTCTTAGGTATTTTGAATTTATTGGCCGAGCAGTTTGGCAAACAGCACAACCATGGCTTGTTGATCGACGTGCGAATTACCCACGAACAACTTGCCTCAGCGGTTGGTTCAACCCGTGCTACGATCTCGCGGATCATCCGCGATTTGCGCACACGAAGTATACTTGATAGCCACTTCAGCGGCAGTAACGAGCGTTTTTGGCTCCCAATAGTGCCACAATATCATCACACCCATCCCTTTACTTAA
- a CDS encoding ABC transporter ATP-binding protein, producing the protein MNQPVLATHNLSVGYHQRRGQSRSVLQNLSLTLANGEFVCLLGANGAGKSTLIRTLTHMQAPISGSITINQQPLQQLSQAQLAKQLSVVLTDRLQVSNLSGYELVSLGRMPYTNMFGSLNQHDHQVIRWALHATNSDDLAQRLLNEMSDGERQRIMIARALAQEPAVMILDEPTAFLDLPRRVEITSLLRKLAHETGLAAIMSTHDLDLAIGSADRLWLVLDDGSVECGTPEDLILDGRLAQTFRKSQLHFDQQRGGFRSHSKPIGKVQLSASGLDGQWMQHALERYGYQVIASGQADCPHIQQLEHNRWQIEHQPCATIGQVLAYLGHA; encoded by the coding sequence GTGAACCAGCCAGTTTTAGCAACCCATAACTTGAGTGTTGGCTACCACCAACGCCGTGGCCAAAGCCGCAGCGTTTTGCAAAACCTTAGTTTAACCCTTGCCAATGGCGAATTCGTATGTTTGCTTGGAGCGAATGGCGCTGGCAAATCGACCCTCATTCGTACCCTAACCCACATGCAAGCACCAATTAGCGGCAGCATTACGATCAATCAACAACCGCTGCAGCAATTGAGTCAAGCTCAATTAGCCAAACAACTCAGCGTTGTATTGACTGATCGACTTCAGGTCAGTAATTTAAGTGGCTACGAGTTGGTTAGCCTTGGCCGAATGCCCTATACCAACATGTTTGGCAGCCTCAATCAGCACGATCACCAAGTGATTCGCTGGGCATTGCATGCAACCAACTCTGATGATTTGGCGCAACGTTTGCTCAATGAAATGAGCGATGGCGAACGCCAACGGATTATGATTGCCCGAGCGCTAGCCCAAGAACCAGCAGTCATGATTCTCGATGAGCCAACCGCATTTCTCGATTTGCCACGGCGAGTCGAAATTACCAGTTTATTACGCAAACTTGCCCACGAAACTGGCTTAGCTGCAATTATGTCTACTCACGATCTGGATTTGGCAATTGGTAGTGCTGATCGGTTATGGCTGGTTTTAGATGATGGCAGCGTGGAATGTGGCACACCTGAAGATTTGATTTTAGATGGGCGTTTGGCTCAAACCTTCCGCAAAAGCCAACTGCACTTTGATCAACAACGTGGCGGGTTTCGCTCACACAGCAAACCAATTGGCAAGGTTCAGCTGAGCGCAAGCGGCTTAGATGGCCAATGGATGCAACATGCCCTAGAGCGTTATGGCTATCAGGTTATTGCTTCAGGCCAGGCCGATTGCCCACATATTCAGCAGCTAGAGCACAATCGCTGGCAAATTGAACACCAACCATGTGCTACCATCGGCCAAGTATTAGCCTATTTAGGCCACGCTTAA
- a CDS encoding iron ABC transporter permease has translation MQKQQLRLAQPEPKLPEAPQPKSRFATHIASLPTQPNQTVSHWQPSHKQRNTWLFGLLIVLSVVGVLLSLTWSSVDIPLSSVADILLGQPTAQPAWRTIIVDIRLPRIITAILVGMALGLAGLQLQTVFRNPLAEPFTLGVSSGASLGVALVILLAPSTGISFAALGSNVFGNLGTIGSAIVGGLSVLGIMLVVASRVRDMTIILLLGVILSAMTYALVTVLIFFANETQTRAFVEWQLGSFTRVRWGELRYFVPVTLIGALIAGLTTKHLNALLLGEHYAQSSGINVQRARWIIMGSASIMAGTVVAYAGPIGFVGIAIPHLARGLFKTSDHRVLVPATILTGMPFALACGILAEVPNSSLQLPIDAATSLFGAPVAAWVLLRMKRGAWM, from the coding sequence ATGCAAAAGCAACAACTCAGATTAGCCCAACCTGAGCCAAAACTACCAGAAGCACCACAACCAAAAAGCCGTTTTGCGACTCATATTGCCAGCTTACCAACTCAGCCAAACCAAACAGTCAGCCACTGGCAGCCAAGCCACAAGCAGCGCAACACTTGGCTGTTTGGGCTACTAATTGTGCTCAGCGTGGTTGGGGTGCTGCTTTCGCTCACATGGTCGTCGGTCGATATTCCGCTGAGCAGCGTGGCAGATATCCTGCTTGGGCAGCCAACTGCTCAGCCAGCGTGGCGTACAATCATTGTTGATATTCGTTTGCCACGCATTATTACCGCGATCTTGGTTGGTATGGCGCTCGGCTTAGCAGGCCTACAACTCCAAACAGTCTTTCGAAATCCCTTGGCCGAACCATTTACCTTAGGCGTTTCATCAGGGGCAAGCCTTGGTGTAGCCTTAGTGATTCTGCTGGCTCCTTCAACTGGTATTAGTTTTGCGGCGCTTGGCAGCAATGTTTTTGGCAATCTAGGCACGATTGGCAGCGCAATTGTGGGTGGTTTGAGCGTATTAGGAATTATGTTGGTGGTTGCGAGTCGGGTACGCGATATGACGATCATCCTGCTGCTGGGGGTGATTCTGAGTGCTATGACCTATGCACTGGTAACGGTATTAATTTTCTTTGCCAACGAAACTCAAACCCGTGCCTTTGTTGAATGGCAACTTGGTAGCTTTACCCGGGTGCGTTGGGGCGAATTACGCTATTTTGTGCCTGTAACCCTGATCGGAGCCTTAATTGCAGGCCTAACCACCAAACACCTGAATGCGCTGTTGCTTGGTGAGCATTATGCCCAAAGCTCAGGCATCAATGTTCAGCGGGCACGCTGGATCATTATGGGCAGCGCCTCAATTATGGCAGGCACCGTCGTCGCCTACGCTGGACCGATTGGCTTTGTGGGCATTGCGATTCCGCACCTTGCTCGTGGCTTGTTCAAAACCTCGGATCATCGGGTGCTTGTGCCTGCAACCATCCTCACCGGAATGCCATTTGCGCTTGCTTGCGGAATTTTGGCCGAAGTACCGAATAGCTCGCTGCAACTGCCAATTGACGCAGCAACCTCGCTGTTTGGTGCGCCAGTTGCGGCTTGGGTTTTATTGCGTATGAAACGCGGAGCATGGATGTGA
- a CDS encoding ABC transporter substrate-binding protein — protein MFKQRMIALFVVAGLISACGAQTTPTTNPTSPAASASSTPIAVAEVSAVPAATTPATSAANLSACVSNYVSATDYFSAKTSPSYAKEWTVEYANNYKVVTVDLDTDPTSTDFDRYVLVQCGTPAPVLEGDLANALVVTIPITRVWEGGSSTFAAMDALGVVDSLSGVVGSMTGNTNEYLPAIAAQVAQANVIKEASYGEDLELIAAGKPDIYLNTNGREWMTNARQVGIPALHYSPFSESPLGSAEQIKFLALFYNLEAKAETIFTPIERKYLALRDQAQAAASKPNVLIGNVTQDGRFGTRNLDRLESVLMRDAGGELVLTDAELSLGGGSGGFGSSIDLEKALEVGATADFWFNLAYMPSEQNASEFIASNPLNASFSALQKGNSFHRFGRADDYFSTGALRVDQLLADAVSMLHPELLPDHTLVFLKRIPGE, from the coding sequence ATGTTCAAGCAGCGAATGATCGCCTTATTTGTGGTAGCAGGCTTGATCAGCGCCTGTGGCGCTCAAACTACGCCAACCACAAATCCAACCAGCCCTGCTGCGTCCGCTAGTAGCACCCCAATCGCTGTGGCCGAAGTGAGTGCTGTGCCAGCAGCGACAACCCCAGCAACCAGCGCAGCCAATTTAAGTGCATGTGTTAGCAATTACGTTAGTGCAACCGATTACTTTAGCGCCAAAACAAGCCCAAGCTATGCCAAAGAGTGGACGGTTGAGTATGCCAATAATTACAAAGTCGTCACGGTTGATCTCGATACTGATCCAACGAGCACTGATTTTGATCGCTATGTCTTGGTGCAATGTGGCACGCCAGCGCCCGTGCTTGAAGGCGATTTAGCCAATGCCTTGGTCGTAACCATCCCGATTACGCGGGTGTGGGAAGGTGGCAGCAGCACTTTTGCGGCCATGGATGCCTTGGGTGTGGTCGATAGCTTGAGCGGCGTGGTCGGCTCAATGACTGGCAATACCAACGAATATCTGCCAGCAATCGCGGCTCAAGTCGCTCAAGCTAACGTGATCAAAGAAGCCAGTTATGGCGAAGATCTTGAATTAATCGCTGCTGGCAAGCCCGACATTTATTTGAACACCAATGGTCGCGAATGGATGACCAACGCCCGTCAAGTGGGTATTCCAGCGCTACACTACTCACCATTTTCCGAATCACCGCTTGGCTCGGCTGAGCAAATCAAATTTTTAGCGTTGTTCTACAACCTTGAAGCCAAAGCTGAGACGATTTTTACGCCAATCGAGCGCAAATATTTGGCGCTGCGTGATCAAGCTCAGGCAGCGGCTAGCAAACCAAACGTGCTCATTGGTAATGTGACCCAAGATGGTCGCTTTGGCACGCGCAACCTTGATCGGTTGGAATCAGTGTTGATGCGTGATGCAGGCGGCGAATTAGTGCTGACTGATGCTGAGCTAAGCCTTGGTGGCGGCAGTGGTGGTTTTGGTAGCAGCATCGATCTCGAAAAAGCGCTTGAAGTTGGGGCAACCGCCGATTTCTGGTTCAACTTGGCTTACATGCCCAGCGAACAGAACGCCAGCGAATTTATTGCCAGCAATCCCTTAAATGCGAGTTTTAGTGCTTTGCAAAAGGGCAATAGCTTCCATCGTTTTGGTCGTGCCGACGATTACTTTAGCACTGGCGCGTTGCGGGTTGATCAATTGCTTGCTGATGCAGTCAGTATGTTGCATCCTGAGCTTTTGCCCGATCACACATTAGTATTTCTCAAACGTATTCCTGGCGAGTAA
- a CDS encoding MbtH family protein, producing the protein MHAETDDSTIYKVVINHEEQYSIWPAERENPLGWSDVGVSGNKQTCLEHIQAVWTDMRPLSLRQALAKQSA; encoded by the coding sequence ATGCACGCCGAAACTGACGATTCAACCATCTATAAAGTCGTGATCAATCACGAGGAGCAATATTCAATCTGGCCTGCCGAACGCGAAAATCCGCTGGGCTGGAGCGATGTTGGAGTAAGTGGTAATAAACAGACCTGCCTGGAACATATTCAAGCGGTTTGGACTGATATGCGGCCATTAAGTTTACGCCAAGCGCTAGCCAAACAATCGGCCTAG